Proteins co-encoded in one Eremothecium sinecaudum strain ATCC 58844 chromosome VI, complete sequence genomic window:
- the YAE1 gene encoding Yae1p (Syntenic homolog of Ashbya gossypii AFR421C; Syntenic homolog of Saccharomyces cerevisiae YJR067C (YAE1)): MSDDSDWLAGSDDEATNSIKPRSESYDIKKLESTHRKRGYRDGISSAKEENLQHGFDIKFPQGSSLGFKVGEILGSLHLLSSFFTDDKELRHDFEQAKVDLHISNILSEANFNNEMELKSETPPSIEKWNSILAKYNLKYLN; this comes from the coding sequence ATGAGTGATGACTCAGATTGGTTAGCTGGATCTGATGATGAAGCTACTAATTCTATTAAACCAAGAAGTGAAAGCTATGACATAAAAAAACTGGAAAGTACCCATAGAAAGAGGGGATATAGAGATGGCATCTCGTCAGCTAAAGAAGAAAACCTACAACATGGATTTGATATAAAGTTTCCTCAAGGTTCATCGCTGGGATTCAAGGTTGGTGAAATATTAGGTTCACTTCATTTGTTAAGTAGTTTTTTTACTGATGATAAGGAATTGCGACATGACTTTGAACAGGCGAAAGTTGACCTTCATATATCTAATATATTAAGTGAAGCCAACTTCAATAATGAAATGGAACTGAAGTCTGAAACCCCCCCAAGTATTGAGAAATGGAATTCAATATTGGCAAAGTATAATTTGAAATATCTCAACTGA
- the TOR1 gene encoding phosphatidylinositol kinase-related protein kinase TOR1 (Syntenic homolog of Ashbya gossypii AFR420W; Syntenic homolog of Saccharomyces cerevisiae YKL203C (TOR2) and YJR066W (TOR1)), with protein sequence MLKRKGDRNRKRLSPMISSTDVLFVDSASAAGTAGASSAAVGNDAAGDLVKAVTTQGGVEVDYETNFTGFTIIFNRLKSSNNNERKAASIELKNSLISLAREVSTEHFQRFSNELNNKIFELIHGSDSNAKLGGILAVNTLIDFYSHTDELPNQTSRLANYLRVLIPSSDIEVMRAAATTLGKLAAPGRTLTSDFVEFEVKTCIEWLTTSPESSSSNSKQEYKKHASLLIITAISDNSPYLLYPYLNSILDNIWRALRDTKLVIRTDAAVTLRHCLAIISERDSALTNKWVQRLFKGCAYGLTLATHEAVHGTLLVYRELVSLKGPYLHEKFNEIYETTTRYKEHKHAVIRKEIYAVLPLLASFDPNLFTENYLDNTMIHYLTLLKNMHSTPTNNPDKAAILVSIGDIAFQVRANIAPYMDSVLDNIRDGFMTKYKSRKHFERELFYCIAKLACAVGPAISKYLHSDLLDLMLACPLSDYVQDTLETLNEEIPALEPLINEKLLDLICYTLSGEKFTPPGSPTPMKKFSAEKARAYRDQSWLRKTYDNNDNEQDALILTQSLRMLTSINYKYSLTEFVRVVTISYIEHDNPQVRKLAALTSCDLFVKENICKQTSLHALNAVAEVLSKLLTVAITDPVADIRFEILKHLDSSFYPQLSQPDNARLLFMALNDEVFAIQMEAIRIVGQLASVNPAYIVPSLRKTLIQLLTELKHSSMTRKKEESAAMFCTLISSSKDVTRLYIEPILDVLLPKCLDSSSAVASTALKAVGELSVVGGESMKEYLDDLMPLIINTFQDQSNTFKRGAALKVLGQLAASSGYVIDPLLDYPQLLGILVNILKSESSQSIRRETVRLIGILGALDPYKHREVERASSTPISVEQNAPPIDVALLMQGMSPSNEEYYPTVVINTLMKILKDPSLSSHHTAVIQAVIVIFQTLSLRCVSFLRQIIPSMINVMRTCPPSLLEFYFQQLGIMVTIVKKHIRPYVDGIFEVVKEFFPVIKLQITIISVIESISKSLEGEFKPYLPATLTLFLDVLEKDNSNKKIVSVRILKSLVVFGPNLDDYVHLVLPSIVRMCEYGSGSLNKAAIVTIGRLAKNVNLSEMSSRIVQTMIRVLNTSDRQLIKSTMNTLSLLLLQLGTDFTVFVPIINKILVKSHIQHTIYDQLVAKLLNNEPLPTKIIIDKDFDVPNRELAETELPARKLPVNQAVLKAAWDCNQQRTKEDWQEWIRRLSIQLLKESPSHALRSCSGLAGIYFPLARELFNASFASCWTELYTQYQEDLVKSLCTALSSPNNPPEIHQTLLNLVEFMEHDDKSLPISIPTLGEYAQRCHAYAKALHYKELEFIQEPNTSTIESLISINNQLHQTDAAIGILKHAQQHHDLQLKETWYEKLQRWDDALNAYNRREAAGEDTIEVTMGKMRSLHALGEWEQLSKLASEKWGNSTLEIKRIIAPLAAGAAWGLAEWDSIEKYICVMKAQSPDKEFFDAILCLHRNDFEKAAEHIFLARDLLVTEMSALVNESYNRAYSVVVRSQMITELEEIIQYKKLPQNSEKRVSMREMWNHRLLGCQKNVDVWQRILRVRSLVVKPKQDMQVWIKFANLCRKSGRMGLAQKAINPLLEECGDPEHPNTARAPPPVVYAQLKYMWATGSRKEALRHLISFTSRMAHDLGLDPSNMIAQSVPQNSIVPASHIEDYTKLLARCFLKQGEWRVMLQPKWRTEAPDTILGSYLLATHFDNTWYKAWHNWALANFEVISLMTDRVREERRTRSSEKDSDTQLNDQLHQVTFGMEHVNGNSEKYPDLVQHHVVPAIKGFFHSISLSESNSLQDTLRLLTLWFTFGGIPEAAQAMHEGFNLIKIDNWLEVIPQLISRIHQPNQTVSRSLLSLLSDLGKAHPQALVFPLTVAIKSESVSRQRAALSIMEKMRMHSSHLVEQAELVSDELIRVAVLWHELWYEGLEDASRQFFGEHNTEKMFATLEPLHEMLKRGPETLREISFQNSFGRDLNDAYEWVMNYKRTQDISNLNQAWDIYYNVFRRISRQLPQLQTLDLQHVSPKLLAAHNLELAVPGTYHTGRPSVRIAHFEPVFSVISSKQRPRRLSIRGSDGKDYQYALKGHEDIRQDSLVMQLFGLVNTLLQHDPECFRRHLDIQKYPAIPLSPKSGLLGWVPNSDTFHVLIREYRESRKIQLNLEHRIMLQMAPDYDNLTLLQKVEVFTYALDNTKGKDLYKVLWLKSRSSEAWLERRTTYTRSLAVMSMVGYILGLGDRHPSNLMLDRITGKVVHIDFGDCFEAAILREKYPEKVPFRLTRMLTYAMEVSGIEGSFRITCENVMKVLRVNKESLMAILEAFAHDPLINWGFDLPTHAITEQTGIQLPLTNPSELLRNGVITVEEAARMEVQQRSEIRNARATLVLKRITDKLTGNDFRRFHELDVPEQVDKLIQQATSVENLCQHYIGWCSFW encoded by the coding sequence ATCTCATTGGCAAGAGAGGTTTCAACAGAACATTTTCAAAGGTTCAGTAATGAATTGAATAACAAAATATTTGAACTCATTCATGGGTCTGATTCTAATGCGAAGCTGGGTGGCATACTTGCTGTGAATACCCTTATAGATTTCTATTCGCACACCGACGAATTACCTAATCAGACATCACGGTTGGCGAATTATCTGCGAGTACTGATACCGTCCAGTGATATTGAAGTTATGAGGGCTGCTGCAACTACCCTTGGCAAATTGGCGGCTCCTGGGAGAACTTTGACATCAGATTTCGTTGAATTTGAAGTCAAGACGTGCATTGAGTGGCTCACCACATCCCCGGAGAGTTCATCTTCCAATTCAAAACAAGAATATAAGAAACATGCATCGCTGCTTATAATTACGGCTATTAGCGATAATTCTCCATACCTACTATACCCATACTTAAATTCCATCCTTGACAACATATGGAGAGCTTTGAGAGATACGAAATTGGTCATTAGAACCGATGCTGCGGTAACTTTGAGGCATTGTTTGGCAATAATTAGTGAGAGAGACTCTGCATTGACAAATAAGTGGGTTCAAAGATTGTTTAAAGGCTGTGCATACGGTTTAACATTGGCCACACATGAAGCTGTTCATGGTACTTTACTAGTTTATCGGGAACTAGTTTCTTTGAAGGGACCTTACTTACATGAAAAGTTCAACGAGATATATGAAACGACCACCAGATACAAGGAACATAAACATGCTGTCATAAGGAAGGAGATATATGCAGTGTTGCCGCTGCTAGCTTCTTTTGATCCAAACCTTTTTACAGAAAACTATCTTGATAATACAATGATACACTACCTGACTTTATTAAAGAATATGCATTCCACCCCTACTAATAATCCTGATAAAGCTGCAATACTAGTTTCAATTGGTGATATAGCATTTCAAGTTCGTGCGAATATTGCCCCCTATATGGATTCCGTACTTGACAATATTAGAGACGGCTTCATGACAAAATACAAGTCAAGAAAACATTTTGAGCGTGAGTTGTTTTACTGTATTGCCAAATTAGCATGTGCTGTTGGACCTGCTATTTCCAAATACTTGCATAGTGACTTGTTGGACTTAATGCTAGCTTGTCCATTGAGTGATTATGTTCAGGACACTTTGGAGACTCTTAATGAAGAAATACCTGCTTTAGAGCCTCTTATTAATGAAAAGCTCCTGGACCTGATCTGTTACACGCTCTCTGGGGAAAAATTTACCCCTCCTGGATCTCCCACGCCAATGAAGAAATTCTCAGCGGAGAAGGCTCGAGCATACAGAGATCAATCGTGGTTACGGAAAACTTATGACAATAACGATAATGAACAAGATGCACTGATATTGACACAGTCTCTGCGGATGTTAACTAGCATTAACTATAAATACTCACTCACGGAGTTTGTGCGAGTTGTTACTATATCCTATATCGAGCATGATAATCCTCAAGTCAGGAAACTAGCAGCCTTAACTTCCTGTGATCTGTTTGTCAAAGAAAATATATGCAAACAAACATCACTTCACGCTTTGAATGCAGTTGCTGAAGTGTTAAGCAAACTGTTAACAGTTGCCATTACAGACCCGGTTGCAGATATAAGATTTGAGATCTTAAAGCACTTAGATAGCAGCTTTTATCCCCAGTTATCACAACCGGATAACGCCAGGTTGTTATTTATGGCTTTAAATGATGAAGTTTTTGCGATCCAGATGGAGGCAATTAGGATTGTTGGCCAATTAGCCTCGGTCAATCCGGCCTATATTGTACCCTCTCTAAGAAAGACGTTAATTCAACTCTTGACAGAACTAAAGCACTCAAGCATGACCCGCAAAAAGGAGGAAAGCGCAGCTATGTTTTGCACATTAATAAGTTCAAGCAAGGATGTCACCCGGTTGTATATTGAACCTATACTAGATGTTTTATTACCGAAATGTCTCGATAGTTCATCTGCTGTTGCATCAACTGCTTTGAAGGCAGTTGGTGAGTTATCCGTTGTAGGTGGTGAAAGTATGAAGGAGTACCTGGATGATTTAATGCCACTGATTATAAATACATTCCAAGATCAATCAAATACATTTAAAAGAGGCGCTGCATTGAAAGTTTTAGGACAACTTGCCGCTTCATCCGGTTATGTTATTGATCCACTACTAGACTACCCTCAATTGTTAGGTATTCTTGTGAACATTTTAAAGTCGGAAAGCTCTCAATCTATAAGAAGGGAAACTGTTCGTTTAATTGGTATCCTTGGAGCTCTTGACCCATACAAACATAGAGAAGTTGAAAGAGCGTCTAGTACGCCAATTTCTGTAGAACAGAATGCACCACCCATTGATGTTGCACTACTAATGCAAGGAATGTCTCCTTCAAATGAAGAATACTATCCTACAGTGGTTATTAATACACTAATGAAGATATTAAAAGATCCTTCACTATCATCTCACCATACAGCCGTTATTCAAGCTGTAATAGTCATCTTTCAAACTTTGAGTTTACGTTGTGTTTCTTTCCTGAGACAGATAATTCCAAGCATGATCAACGTAATGAGGACATGTCCGCCTTCTTTATTGGAGTTTTACTTCCAACAACTTGGTATAATGGTAACAATTGTTAAAAAACATATAAGACCATATGTTGATGGCATCTTTGAGGTTGTTAAAGAATTTTTTCCTGTGATTAAATTACAGATTACAATAATATCTGTCATTGAATCAATATCTAAGTCACTTGAGGGTGAATTCAAACCATACTTACCTGCAACATTGACGTTATTTTTAGATGTTTTGGAGAAAGATAATTCAAATAAGAAGATCGTTTCTGTAAGGATCCTAAAGTCATTAGTTGTTTTTGGTCCCAATCTTGACGACTATGTTCATCTAGTGCTTCCATCCATAGTTCGCATGTGTGAATATGGCAGCGGGAGTTTGAACAAAGCGGCGATAGTGACCATTGGAAGACTAGCCAAAAATGTCAATTTGTCTGAAATGTCGTCGCGTATTGTTCAGACTATGATTCGAGTACTGAATACTTCTGATCGCCAACTTATTAAGTCCACTATGAACACCTTAAGTTTACTTTTGTTACAATTAGGTACTGATTTCACTGTTTTCGTTCCAATAATTAATAAAATTCTGGTTAAATCACATATCCAACATACAATATATGATCAATTGGTCGCTAAACTATTAAACAACGAGCCATTGCCAACTAAAATAATTATTGATAAGGATTTTGATGTACCTAATAGGGAATTAGCTGAAACAGAGCTCCCTGCAAGAAAGCTTCCAGTAAATCAAGCAGTATTGAAAGCTGCTTGGGATTGCAACCAGCAACGTACAAAGGAGGATTGGCAAGAGTGGATAAGGAGGTTATCCATACAGCTTTTGAAGGAATCTCCTTCTCATGCGCTAAGATCTTGTTCAGGTTTGGCTGGTATTTATTTCCCCTTGGCACGTGAACTATTTAATGCGTCATTTGCCAGTTGTTGGACCGAACTATACACACAATATCAAGAGGATCTTGTTAAGTCATTATGTACTGCGCTTTCTTCTCCCAACAATCCACCCGAAATACACCAAACTTTGTTAAATTTAGTTGAGTTTATGGAACACGATGACAAGTCACTACCTATCTCAATACCTACATTAGGGGAATATGCTCAACGCTGCCATGCTTACGCTAAAGCTTTGCATTACAAGGAGTTAGAGTTTATCCAAGAACCTAACACTTCTACGATTGAATCATTGATCAGTATTAATAATCAACTCCACCAAACAGATGCTGCAATCGGTATTTTGAAGCACGCCCAACAGCACCACGACTTACAATTGAAGGAGACATGGTACGAGAAGTTACAAAGGTGGGACGATGCTTTAAACGCTTACAATAGACGTGAAGCTGCAGGAGAAGATACAATTGAAGTTACTATGGGTAAGATGAGATCCTTGCACGCATTAGGAGAATGGGAACAGCTATCAAAGCTGGCATCTGAAAAATGGGGCAACTCTACACTTGAAATAAAAAGAATCATTGCCCCATTAGCTGCTGGTGCTGCATGGGGTTTGGCTGAATGGGACTCAATTGAGAAATATATTTGTGTGATGAAAGCCCAATCACCAGATAAAGAGTTTTTTGACGCTATCTTATGTTTGCATAGGAATGACTTTGAAAAGGCAGCAGAGCATATATTTCTTGCCAGAGACCTTTTGGTGACTGAGATGTCTGCTTTAGTTAATGAAAGTTACAATAGAGCTTACAGCGTTGTGGTCAGATCGCAGATGATAACAGAGCTGGAGGAAATTATACAATATAAGAAACTACCTCAAAATTCGGAGAAACGGGTTTCTATGAGGGAAATGTGGAACCATAGGTTGTTGGGCTGTCAAAAAAATGTTGATGTTTGGCAACGTATTTTAAGAGTTCGGTCATTGGTGGTTAAACCTAAACAGGATATGCAAGTTTGGATAAAGTTTGCCAACTTATGTAGGAAGTCCGGCAGGATGGGTTTGGCCCAAAAAGCAATCAACCCATTATTAGAGGAATGCGGTGATCCAGAGCATCCAAATACTGCAAGAGCACCACCTCCAGTTGTTTACGCCCAATTGAAGTACATGTGGGCAACAGGCTCAAGAAAGGAGGCTCTGCGGCATTTAATCAGTTTCACTTCAAGAATGGCTCATGATTTGGGCTTAGATCCAAGTAACATGATAGCACAAAGTGTCCCTCAGAATAGTATTGTTCCAGCCAGCCACATAGAAGATTATACAAAGCTATTAGCCCGTTGCTTTTTAAAACAAGGTGAATGGCGAGTTATGTTACAGCCCAAGTGGAGAACAGAAGCACCGGACACTATATTGGGTTCTTATTTATTAGCAACTCATTTCGATAACACTTGGTATAAGGCCTGGCATAATTGGGCTTTAGCAAACTTTGAAGTGATTTCATTAATGACTGATAGGGTGCGTGAGGAGCGCCGTACTCGCTCAAGTGAAAAAGATTCAGATACACAACTCAACGATCAACTGCACCAGGTTACTTTCGGTATGGAACATGTCAATGGAAACTCAGAAAAGTATCCAgatttagtccaacacCATGTTGTTCCTGCTATCAAAGGTTTCTTCCATTCTATCTCTCTTTCTGAATCCAACTCATTACAGGATACTTTGAGGCTTTTAACGCTATGGTTTACTTTTGGTGGCATTCCCGAAGCTGCTCAAGCCATGCACGAGGGTTTCAACTTGATTAAGATTGATAATTGGTTGGAAGTCATTCCTCAGTTAATCTCTAGAATTCATCAACCAAACCAAACGGTTAGTAGATCTCTATTGTCTTTACTATCGGATCTTGGCAAAGCACATCCTCAGGCTCTTGTATTCCCACTGACTGTTGCCATTAAGTCGGAGTCAGTATCAAGACAGCGGGCGGCATTATCTATTATGGAGAAGATGAGGATGCACAGTTCACATTTGGTTGAACAGGCGGAATTAGTGAGTGACGAGTTGATTAGGGTTGCAGTTTTATGGCACGAACTATGGTATGAAGGCCTCGAGGATGCAAGCAGACAGTTTTTTGGCGAACATAATACAGAGAAAATGTTTGCTACATTGGAACCTTTACATGAAATGCTAAAAAGAGGACCAGAAACCCTAAGGGAAATATCATTCCAAAATTCTTTTGGTAGAGATTTAAATGATGCATACGAATGGGTGATGAACTATAAAAGGACACAGGATATTAGTAATCTGAATCAGGCATGGGATATTTATTACAATGTTTTCCGTCGTATTAGCAGACAACTCCCACAGTTGCAAACTTTAGATTTACAGCATGTATCCCCTAAATTGTTAGCCGCTCATAACCTAGAACTTGCAGTTCCAGGTACTTACCATACTGGTAGACCAAGTGTTCGAATTGCCCATTTTGAACCTGTATTTTCCGTCATTTCATCAAAACAAAGACCAAGACGTTTATCTATCAGAGGTAGCGATGGTAAAGACTATCAATATGCTCTCAAAGGTCATGAGGATATTAGGCAGGATAGTTTGGTCATGCAGTTATTTGGATTGGTGAACACGCTCTTGCAACATGATCCAGAATGTTTCCGTAGACATTTGGATATTCAAAAGTATCCCGCTATTCCGCTTTCTCCAAAGTCTGGATTATTGGGCTGGGTGCCCAACAGTGACACCTTCCATGTCCTCATCAGGGAATACCGCGAGTCAAGAAAAATACAATTGAATCTAGAACACAGGATCATGCTGCAAATGGCTCCTGATTACGATAATTTAACCTTGCTACAAAAGGTGGAGGTGTTCACATATGCTTTGGATAACACTAAAGGTAAAGATCTTTACAAGGTCCTGTGGCTGAAGAGTAGGTCTTCAGAAGCATGGCTTGAAAGACGTACAACATATACCCGATCATTAGCTGTAATGTCCATGGTAGGCTACATTTTGGGTTTGGGTGATCGTCACCCAAGTAATCTAATGTTAGATCGTATCACCGGTAAAGTAGTTCACATTGACTTTGGAGACTGTTTTGAGGCTGCGATTTTGAGAGAAAAGTATCCAGAGAAGGTGCCATTCAGATTGACGAGGATGCTAACATACGCAATGGAGGTCAGTGGTATTGAAGGAAGTTTCCGTATCACATGCGAAAACGTAATGAAGGTCTTAAGAGTCAATAAGGAATCCTTAATGGCTATTTTGGAAGCCTTCGCACATGATCCGTTGATCAACTGGGGATTTGATCTCCCAACACATGCAATAACAGAGCAGACAGGTATTCAATTACCATTAACCAATCCCAGCGAATTGTTGAGAAATGGTGTAATTACAGTTGAAGAGGCTGCTAGGATGGAAGTACAGCAACGATCAGAAATTAGGAATGCAAGGGCTACGTTAGTTTTAAAGCGTATTACGGATAAGTTAACCGGAAACGACTTCCGTAGATTCCACGAGTTGGACGTACCAGAACAGGTGGATAAGCTAATTCAACAAGCAACTTCCGTTGAAAACCTGTGCCAGCACTATATCGGCTGGTGTTCATTCTGGTAA